From Macrobrachium rosenbergii isolate ZJJX-2024 chromosome 55, ASM4041242v1, whole genome shotgun sequence, a single genomic window includes:
- the LOC136835249 gene encoding uncharacterized protein, which translates to MHSSRSTASQRPWRAVLGKRPNTTSWPELAGPNESANNFQSPICTDLTSLSIHIWDILSTSEENPSTCPSPPIIRYIQDFKGIQDTQRILDNPMCPIPISNSSTERDAKHQKSSHKRTGRSLTNIISWIPSIRSQLP; encoded by the exons ATGCACTCTTCGAGAAGTACGGCTTCACAAAG accaTGGCGAGCTGTTTTGGGGAAAAGGCCTAATACGACTTCCTGGCCAGAGCTGGCAGGGCCCAACGAGAGTGCCAACAACTTCCAGTCTCCAATCTGTACAGACTTGACTtctctctctattcacatttG GGACATCCTCTCCACTTCGGAGGAGAATCCCAGTACGTGCCCTTCCCCTCCTATCATCCGGTACATCCAGGACTTCAAGGGCATCCAGGACACCCAACGCATCCTGGACAATCCTATGTGCCCCATTCCTATCAGCAATTCCAGTACAGAAAG AGACGCGAAGCATCAGAAGTCCAGCCACAAAAGGACGGGCCGTTCTTTGACAAATATTATCTCTTGGATTCCGTCAATAAGATCACAGCTTCCCTGA